The genomic stretch TGCTAGTATCTGCAATATGCAGATATACAAATAGCAAACCTGCACTAAACTGCAGCTAAATTTGAGCAAAGAATGGACAGAAGAGAGAATGTTTTGACTGGGCTTGTATGATAGAACAGCCTGTGTAGAGATAAGTAATGTGCCAGACATAAATTCAACCTGACTTTTGTTATATTACTTGAGATGCCTGACATTTAACAACTAGATTGTCCAAAGTAGCACCTTGTAAGATTGCTCCGTAGGCAGCTTCTGCTATACAAGTTTATACTGAGCCTAAGAACTTCCATGAGAAATCCTTCGCTGGGAAATTGAGGGTTGAACTGATCAGTGACGATGGTTTTGTCATGGTAGATGGTTTGGTCATGGTTGAACTTCTTGTTGTGCTATTAACTAATTTAAACCATTGGCTTTCTGGATCGCATGTGTTATCTTTACTCAAACATTTGCATGTACTTGTAACAATGGTGTTGTTGGAATCTATATCCAAGCAAACGGGCGTGCCATTGGGGGCCTTGGATGACAAGTGCATTTTGGAATCTGAGATAGTTTCCCATTTTGAATTAGAATCTGTGCATATTATACCAAGTTTTGCTGGTTTAGCCAGTTCATCTGTTTGTAAGCAGAAGTATGTCCCCTTCACTGACAGTATCTTCTGTGGCGTGTAGTTCCAGGCTTCAGATTTAGTGCAAGGACCTAACCTCAGTGGCTCCAGCATTGATTTCCTCAACACACAAAGACCTGTTGATGGGTGGAAGATCACTTTATGTAGATGAACTTCTGATAAACCTGGCCCTGAGTTTTCCACAAACACAACCTTAAGgattagctaaaaaaaaacagttgaaTGTATCAAGAGCACAAGATGCAGATTTAAGGAACTTATACGAGGCCATAAACGCCATACCTCGAAAAGGAGATTGGAGGGCAGATATTTGCTGCAAAAAGGTTGAATTCCTAGTCTCAATCCAGTTAGAATTCAACACCCCATAGTACTCATTCATCCCTACAACACCTTGCCTCAAATAATAACTTCCAACTAGCGTCCACAAAGCCCAATCAAAGTCAAGTTCAGCTGCAACACCAAGGAAGCATCCCAAGTATCTGTTATCATTAACATTTGCCCCTCTTTGATCCACCCCAAACTCACTCATGAACAACGGCCAACCTTGCTCCAACAAAAATCCAGATATCCTCATCATATTATCCACCACTCTTCCACACACTTGGTTCGGGTTGCCATTTTTCCATGCCTGCCCATCTGTAAAACCATACCAATGCACTTCAAACACTATTTTACGACTGAATGTTAGATTCACAGGTCGATTGCGCAGGAAAGACAAGTCTTTGTCATAATTCAGGCCCGATAGAATGACAATAACATCGGGGTTCGCAGAGTGCACTGCTTCAGCTCCTTTTTGCATGTACCTGGCTCATGTCATTAGCATGTTAACAAATCATTCGATTTAGGAAGACAACAATTGATTCAggaataatatttcttttttcaaaaaaatcaccGAGGACAAATTACCTGTACCAATCATTGACGTTCTGCTTGGGGCCTCGAAGCTCATTCCTCAAGCTCATGCCAACCACATTAGGCACGCCATTAAACATGCTCGCCATTCTAGTTAGGCCTGTGATCCATAGATCGGGATCGAAGTATTGGTCACCGAAGAAACCATTGCCGTCAGAATTACTGCAACACCAACCAGGCTTGCTTATGTGATTGTCCAATATCACCATCACATTATTATCCCCAAGGCTAGATACCACTGCCTGAAACACCATTAATCTCTATTTCTCAGatggaaattaaattaaactaatagTGCAACAGtgttcttttttatcaaaaaaatagtttataatactcaaaaaaaaattgagagaacAAGTTAATTTTCACCTAAAATTAAGGATAGTTTTGAGTCatttaaccttttttattgatttatttgaaaTCCCGTTAAGTTTTGGGCTATACAacagagataattttttataacataataaGAATTATTGAACATGCAACCATTAACTATTTCAGCTTAtgttgcccttttttttttgtaaaccaATGTAATAATGTTGTTTAAAGCCTTGCTAAACTAACGAAATTTAGCATCATGATAAGGgtcataatgtaaattacagAATATAGGACTTTAAAAACATCGTTGTCGCCGTCGGTCACCATCCATCTATCGTCATCCCGACTTCTTCTCTCAGTTACCTTGTTCTTATCTCAAACCCTCGTAAGCACAGAAAACtctaagcatttttttaaaggatGACTTGgtgcttaaattaaaaaaaaaatgacaatcaaCATTATGTAAATTATCTTGTAGCTACTGCCACTTGCTTAAACATTTTCATGATCTTGtttcattttaatcttttttaggtAATGTTAATTTCTAAGCAGAGAAAGCTATTACCTGGTAAACGTTAAGGAGGGGGAGATCAATGATGGAGGGGTTATTGGCCTGGATACCAGAGATTGATTCGAGCAGACCAAGGCTTCGGAGAGATTCTCTTACAGTGAGAGACCCCAGAGTGTCATTGGTTACCAGGAAAACTGGCCAGGTGAGCCTAACACAGTTGAACCCCATGGACACAATCCGCTTGGCGATTGCATCCATGGGCTGCTCGCTAAGCCCCTCGGCTACCATGACCTCGAGATGTGATACCCAATTCACGCATGCCAGCTTCACTCTTTGCCCGTTTTCGTCCACGATCCACCGTGAGTTAGTAGACAGAGGGAGTGCCATGACATGCTTTTGTGGTATCATCACATCAGAGAATGCTACAAGAAAAGAGAAGATGGAAAGAACAGAGAAGAAAACTATCCTATCCATTGGTGGATTTGTTCTGACTTGGAGGTTTTCCGTGTGTCGAGCTCGATGTCCTTATTTATATCCGAGGGAACGCACGCATTTCCTTTAAGTCATGAacgtagttgttttttaataaaacataattcgGATTAGgattttagttaaattatataagatattaatttaattaatcctgataggtttataataatttaattagggAGTGTTAGGAAGTGAGTttgaaatagttttaaaatactttttaaaagtcttataaaaaacactgaattaatttattttaaaaaaatataattttgatatgttaatgttaaaaataaaaataaattttaataataattttaaattcacgGTAATTCCTTATCTAAGAtcttttaccataaaaaaactaaacttggCAACTTTCAAACTAGGttcttattattaaattagatattttgatttttttctatataactttttatttagttattgtttaaaattaatccaTGAAAATTGTTAAgacatgatttaattaatttgacgagttaaaaatattttagatgatttataaaaaatataatttaacttaaaataaactttttttttttcataacaaaaaagCTTGtggtttataataattatgtgagttttttttttttttttttttattcctaatgGCTAACACCACTAAGCACACACTTCCCTGGTACTTGGAAACATTGCTATTAATGATGCaaacaggggaaaaaaaacaatacgaaaaatataaaactcaacattcatacaagaatttcaatttgcattttatttctgaataattatataaaacttgatctattttcttaagaaattttaCAATTCTCTAAATAGTTTAGAAAACCAACATTTATAAGGAAAAAGgaatcataatcataaatagaatcaatataaaatctaaaattaagttaaaaatccaaaaaaaaacaaaagcaaaattaTCTGAAACAATATCCTTCAAAACCTAATTTaaggatttttcaaaatttatggtatttttatatcaaattattgatataatgcaaataagtttttatagaatttaactCATTAATAACCTATTTGGTAGTGTGATAGAGGTTaggttttaaagtattttttgcttggaaatgtattaaaataatatttttaaaaaaaaattatttttgatattagcatattaaaatgataaaaaaaaaacattatacattttcttttgagattatgataaacCTATGAAAAATTAGCAAAATTTACAATTATGGCATTTCTACATgaagataagaacaaaaaaaaatagtatagatAAAACAAGTgtagagtgataaatattcaaagagtaaaaataaaaaaaatatatttttatttaaaaaaaagtgaaaagaagaaaaaagaggaaaaactaaaaaaatattacaaaaaacatgaagataagaataaaaaaatgctaATAAATAGgacaagtttaaaataataaaaatatcaagtataaaaaataaaaataaaatataagaaatacttgttttctaaaataaaaaaaatccctgaaagttataattttatcatcacTACATACCGCTACAATaaacaatttaacaaaatttataataatgttATTTCTATAGAaaaacagtattttttttagaatatgtataataattaGTATCAGTGAAATATTGGAGAGGCTAAATAATCTTGTGTGTCAAGTTTAAAATAGAAACAAgagcaaaacaacaaaagaaagagaCTTTCCGATGCCGCGACCATTCTCTTCTTTACCAAGTTAGCTTTTGATGAAGATTTTCAAGGAATTActtctttatccattaattgtattttatttatttaccacCCAAGATTTTTCGTTTCTTAACTCATACTGTTCGAACAActatgattttgtttgtttgtgtgatttaacgtgttttaaaaaaaaaattaatttttttattttaaattaatttttaatatttttgaattattttgatatactaatattaaaaatagattttaaaaaataataaaataaatattttaaaaaaaataatacttatcacaatctaaaacaaattatacaGACACTTTGTAGATAGATGTTTGAGTTTTGATATCTTCTAATATTTGATGGGCTAGTTATATTGTTGTTGGAGTTATagacatgtttgttttttattttaaaaaaattaaaaaaaaattatttttttattttaaattaattttttttagtgtttttaaatcatttcaatgtaataatattaaaaataattttaaaaaaataaccgtaACAATACTCTATAAACATAATTATTCTTTTCTCCTTGCCGGGACTGGGTGGAAAGGGGAAACGAAGTACA from Populus alba chromosome 8, ASM523922v2, whole genome shotgun sequence encodes the following:
- the LOC118058209 gene encoding glycosyl hydrolase 5 family protein, translated to MDRIVFFSVLSIFSFLVAFSDVMIPQKHVMALPLSTNSRWIVDENGQRVKLACVNWVSHLEVMVAEGLSEQPMDAIAKRIVSMGFNCVRLTWPVFLVTNDTLGSLTVRESLRSLGLLESISGIQANNPSIIDLPLLNVYQAVVSSLGDNNVMVILDNHISKPGWCCSNSDGNGFFGDQYFDPDLWITGLTRMASMFNGVPNVVGMSLRNELRGPKQNVNDWYRYMQKGAEAVHSANPDVIVILSGLNYDKDLSFLRNRPVNLTFSRKIVFEVHWYGFTDGQAWKNGNPNQVCGRVVDNMMRISGFLLEQGWPLFMSEFGVDQRGANVNDNRYLGCFLGVAAELDFDWALWTLVGSYYLRQGVVGMNEYYGVLNSNWIETRNSTFLQQISALQSPFRGPGLSEVHLHKVIFHPSTGLCVLRKSMLEPLRLGPCTKSEAWNYTPQKILSVKGTYFCLQTDELAKPAKLGIICTDSNSKWETISDSKMHLSSKAPNGTPVCLDIDSNNTIVTSTCKCLSKDNTCDPESQWFKLVNSTTRSSTMTKPSTMTKPSSLISSTLNFPAKDFSWKFLGSV